The following are encoded together in the Mesoterricola sediminis genome:
- a CDS encoding DNA-processing protein DprA, with protein sequence MDLAVWALAFTLLPWPERRKAAAWERLQGGLEPEDPDLREAEGAGRLRPALEAEAAARGARLALPGQADADRLLALLPYPLALWVRGSLPPAGAAVAMVGSRRATAAGRDRARRWARALTEAGVGVVSGLARGIDGAAHLGALEAGPTWGILGSGLDHPYPPEHAGLMDRIAASGGGVITPFPPAAPPRAWHFPRRNVLLAAWTQGVLVVEGRYASGSLVTARLALDLGRDLWVCPGAPENPAYEGPNRLLREGAARPCLGPGDIIEDLSFDVNFLTNHP encoded by the coding sequence GTGGATCTCGCCGTTTGGGCCCTCGCCTTCACCCTTTTGCCCTGGCCCGAACGCCGGAAGGCCGCGGCCTGGGAACGCCTGCAAGGCGGGCTGGAGCCCGAGGACCCGGACCTGCGGGAGGCGGAGGGGGCGGGGCGGCTCCGGCCCGCCCTGGAGGCGGAGGCCGCGGCCCGGGGGGCCCGCCTGGCCCTGCCGGGCCAGGCGGACGCGGACCGGCTCCTGGCCCTCCTGCCCTACCCCCTGGCCCTCTGGGTGCGGGGCAGTCTGCCCCCCGCCGGCGCGGCCGTGGCGATGGTGGGGAGCCGACGGGCCACCGCCGCCGGCCGGGACCGGGCCCGGCGCTGGGCCCGCGCGCTCACCGAGGCCGGGGTGGGCGTGGTGTCGGGCCTCGCCCGGGGCATCGACGGGGCCGCCCACCTGGGGGCCCTGGAGGCCGGCCCCACGTGGGGCATCCTGGGCTCGGGCCTGGACCACCCCTACCCGCCCGAGCACGCCGGCCTCATGGACCGCATCGCCGCCTCCGGGGGCGGGGTCATCACCCCCTTCCCCCCGGCGGCCCCGCCCCGGGCCTGGCACTTCCCGAGGCGGAACGTGCTCCTGGCCGCCTGGACCCAGGGGGTGCTGGTGGTGGAGGGCCGGTACGCCTCCGGCTCCCTGGTGACCGCTCGCCTGGCTTTGGACCTCGGCCGGGACCTCTGGGTGTGCCCCGGCGCACCCGAAAACCCCGCCTATGAAGGACCAAATCGCCTCCTCCGGGAGGGGGCCGCCCGCCCCTGCCTGGGACCCGGCGATATAATTGAGGATTTATCGTTTGACGTGAATTTCTTGACAAATCACCCATGA
- the topA gene encoding type I DNA topoisomerase — MTRLVIVESPSKAKTITKYLGKGYTVKASVGHIRDLPKKLGVDIEHGFQEEYEIPASKAKVVTELKAAAKNANEIFLATDPDREGEAISWHLLEAIKPAKGTPVHRVLFNEITPSGIQKAMAAPTQINKKLVDAQRARRVLDRLVGYKVSQVLWDKVRRGLSAGRVQSVAVRLIVDREREIQAFQPIEYWVLKGRFSAKVPPAFWMKLTRLDGAQVQLGNKETKVRIGDAQRAHALRDLVKAAAWKVTSLETKEKKRNPAAPFTTAKLQQEAAQKLRMSVTRTMQNAQRLYEGVDFGEGPVGLITYMRTDSPRLAPEAVTAVRDYILQKYGKDHLPAKARIYKGKAGAQDAHEAIRPTDITRTPESLKNRLEPDQYRLYALIWRRTVASQMEAAVFDETVVEAETRLGNGELAAFEAKGEIERFPGWLVLYRAEETEKPVADDEEEESSVGLPPLKVGMPLKLDELDCDQQATKPPARFSEATLVKELEEDGIGRPSTYASIIATIQDRDYVKKQEGRFKPTELGCVVTDLLVQGFEELMDPSYTSGLESQLDRVEEGDLTFLKAMKDFYGPFEKLLAKAGKHMANLKAGIPAGAPCKKCGAPLLKRIGKNGLFLGCSKYPECDYTEELEKLEEPEDAPECPLCGATPMTLRKGQFGPFWACPNYPGCKGIRKADPKGIPVPPDQPLDEKCPTCGKHFVKRHGRYGEFVCCVDYPKCKTVKKEILGVPCPKCGGDLSPRKTRFGKVFYGCTNYPKCDFTAWDKPVPRSCPKCKNPYVTEKTRKPRGKDPITVLLCPACHHEEPLG; from the coding sequence TTGACCAGACTCGTCATCGTCGAAAGCCCCTCCAAGGCGAAAACCATCACCAAATACCTGGGGAAGGGCTACACGGTCAAAGCCAGCGTGGGCCACATCCGGGATCTGCCCAAGAAGCTCGGGGTGGATATCGAGCATGGTTTCCAGGAGGAATACGAAATACCGGCCAGCAAAGCGAAGGTCGTCACCGAGCTGAAGGCCGCCGCCAAGAACGCCAATGAAATCTTTCTCGCGACCGACCCTGACCGGGAGGGGGAGGCCATCAGCTGGCACCTCCTGGAGGCCATCAAGCCGGCCAAGGGGACCCCGGTCCACCGGGTGCTCTTCAACGAGATCACCCCGTCGGGCATCCAGAAGGCCATGGCGGCCCCCACCCAGATCAACAAGAAGCTGGTGGACGCCCAGCGCGCCCGGCGGGTCCTGGACCGGCTGGTGGGCTACAAGGTCAGCCAGGTGCTGTGGGACAAGGTGCGCCGGGGCCTGAGCGCCGGACGGGTCCAGAGCGTCGCCGTCCGCCTCATCGTCGACCGGGAGCGGGAGATCCAGGCCTTCCAGCCCATCGAATACTGGGTGCTGAAGGGCCGCTTCTCGGCCAAGGTCCCCCCCGCCTTCTGGATGAAGCTCACCCGCCTGGACGGCGCCCAGGTCCAGCTCGGCAACAAGGAGACCAAGGTCCGCATCGGGGACGCCCAGCGGGCCCACGCCCTGCGCGACCTGGTGAAGGCCGCCGCCTGGAAGGTCACCTCCCTGGAAACCAAGGAGAAGAAGCGGAACCCCGCGGCCCCCTTCACCACGGCCAAGCTCCAGCAGGAGGCCGCCCAGAAGCTGCGCATGAGCGTCACCCGGACCATGCAGAACGCCCAGCGCCTCTACGAGGGCGTGGACTTCGGCGAGGGCCCCGTGGGCCTCATCACCTACATGAGGACGGACTCGCCCCGCCTGGCCCCCGAGGCCGTGACGGCGGTGCGGGACTACATCCTCCAGAAGTACGGCAAGGACCACCTGCCGGCCAAGGCCCGGATCTACAAGGGCAAGGCCGGGGCCCAGGACGCCCACGAGGCCATCCGGCCCACGGACATCACCCGCACCCCCGAGAGCCTGAAGAACCGGCTGGAGCCCGACCAGTACCGCCTCTACGCCCTCATCTGGCGCCGCACCGTCGCCAGCCAGATGGAAGCCGCGGTCTTCGACGAGACCGTCGTCGAGGCCGAGACCCGCCTGGGCAACGGCGAGCTGGCCGCCTTCGAGGCCAAGGGCGAGATCGAGCGCTTCCCCGGTTGGCTTGTCCTCTACCGCGCCGAGGAGACGGAGAAGCCCGTCGCCGACGACGAGGAGGAGGAATCCTCCGTCGGCCTGCCACCCCTCAAGGTGGGCATGCCCCTGAAGCTGGACGAGCTGGACTGCGATCAGCAGGCCACCAAGCCGCCCGCGCGGTTCTCGGAAGCCACCCTCGTCAAGGAGCTGGAAGAGGACGGCATCGGCCGCCCCTCCACCTACGCCAGCATCATCGCCACGATCCAGGACCGGGACTACGTGAAGAAGCAGGAGGGCCGCTTCAAGCCCACCGAGCTCGGATGCGTGGTCACCGACCTGCTGGTCCAGGGCTTCGAGGAGCTGATGGACCCGTCGTACACCAGCGGCCTGGAATCCCAGCTGGACCGCGTGGAGGAGGGCGATCTCACCTTCCTGAAGGCGATGAAGGACTTTTACGGCCCCTTCGAGAAGCTGCTGGCCAAGGCCGGCAAGCACATGGCCAACCTGAAGGCGGGCATCCCCGCCGGCGCCCCCTGCAAGAAGTGCGGGGCCCCCCTCCTCAAGCGCATCGGCAAGAACGGCCTCTTCCTCGGCTGCTCCAAGTACCCCGAGTGCGACTACACGGAGGAGCTGGAGAAGCTGGAGGAGCCCGAGGACGCCCCGGAGTGCCCGCTGTGCGGCGCCACCCCCATGACCCTGCGCAAGGGCCAGTTCGGGCCGTTTTGGGCCTGCCCCAACTACCCCGGCTGCAAGGGCATCCGCAAGGCCGACCCCAAGGGCATCCCCGTGCCCCCCGACCAGCCCCTGGACGAGAAGTGCCCCACCTGCGGCAAGCACTTCGTGAAGCGCCACGGCCGGTACGGCGAGTTCGTCTGCTGCGTGGACTACCCCAAGTGCAAGACGGTGAAGAAGGAGATCCTCGGGGTCCCCTGCCCCAAGTGCGGCGGCGACCTGAGCCCCCGCAAGACCCGCTTCGGCAAGGTGTTCTACGGCTGCACCAACTACCCCAAGTGCGACTTCACCGCCTGGGACAAGCCGGTGCCCCGTTCCTGCCCCAAGTGCAAGAACCCCTACGTCACCGAAAAGACCCGCAAGCCGAGGGGCAAGGACCCCATCACCGTCCTGCTCTGCCCCGCCTGCCACCACGAGGAGCCCCTCGGCTGA
- a CDS encoding bacteriohemerythrin has protein sequence MEFVEWTEKFTVGNPLIDAYHHIFFQMVEEFRRAMDEEVPPPMGDRIEFLVDYTLMHFDSEERWMAKVGYPDLEAHKQVHQAFRDRIEALRKSYKEDPGSVGAEQLLHTVQDWFAQHILGTDMEFKAYAHK, from the coding sequence ATGGAATTCGTGGAATGGACTGAGAAATTCACGGTCGGCAACCCCCTGATCGATGCCTACCACCACATCTTCTTCCAGATGGTGGAGGAGTTCCGCCGGGCCATGGACGAGGAGGTCCCGCCCCCCATGGGCGACCGCATCGAGTTCCTGGTGGACTACACGCTCATGCACTTCGACAGCGAGGAGCGCTGGATGGCCAAGGTCGGCTACCCCGACCTGGAGGCCCACAAGCAGGTCCACCAGGCCTTCCGGGACCGCATCGAGGCCCTGCGCAAGTCCTACAAGGAGGACCCCGGCTCCGTGGGCGCCGAGCAGCTCCTGCACACGGTCCAGGACTGGTTCGCCCAGCACATCCTGGGCACCGACATGGAATTCAAGGCCTACGCCCACAAGTAG
- a CDS encoding manganese-dependent inorganic pyrophosphatase, with translation MKPLFSLLLAAALLPGLILGAEPAKAPAEILVVGHKNPDTDSIVAALAVAHLKGALGVPATAVAQGPVNPETRYVLDTFKLTAPAVETHVAGRKVILVDHADGPQAPEDLAKAELVGIVDHHKLGGLATDKPLEVVMGPVGSTSTLIARMYAAAKVPIPKPLAGGMLCAILSDTVIFKSATCTPEDRATAARLARLAGVKDMGALGLKLFEVKSQVAGVPANDLLRRDLKTFTMGGRKVAVAQLEVVDLAILKPLRKDLVKAVAAFKADGYHSVLLMQTDIMKEATDLVFASDDPALLERALGATAKDGALWLPGVMSRKKQVIPNLEKAFK, from the coding sequence ATGAAACCGCTCTTCTCCCTGCTCCTGGCCGCGGCCCTGCTGCCCGGTCTGATCCTTGGCGCCGAACCGGCCAAGGCGCCCGCCGAAATCCTCGTGGTGGGCCACAAGAACCCCGACACGGACAGCATCGTGGCGGCCCTCGCCGTGGCGCACCTCAAGGGCGCCCTCGGGGTCCCGGCCACCGCCGTCGCCCAGGGTCCGGTCAACCCCGAGACCCGGTACGTCCTCGACACCTTCAAGCTCACGGCCCCGGCCGTGGAGACCCACGTGGCCGGCCGCAAGGTCATCCTGGTGGACCACGCGGACGGCCCGCAGGCCCCCGAGGACCTGGCCAAGGCCGAATTGGTGGGCATCGTGGATCACCACAAGTTGGGCGGCCTGGCCACCGACAAGCCCCTGGAGGTGGTGATGGGCCCCGTCGGCTCCACCAGCACCCTCATCGCCCGCATGTACGCGGCGGCCAAGGTGCCCATCCCCAAGCCCCTCGCTGGCGGCATGCTCTGCGCCATCCTCTCCGACACCGTGATCTTCAAGTCGGCCACGTGCACGCCCGAGGACCGGGCGACGGCGGCGCGGCTGGCCAGGCTCGCGGGCGTGAAGGACATGGGGGCCCTCGGCCTGAAGCTCTTCGAGGTGAAGTCCCAGGTCGCCGGCGTGCCCGCCAATGACCTGCTCCGCCGCGACCTCAAGACCTTCACCATGGGCGGCAGGAAGGTGGCCGTGGCCCAGCTCGAGGTGGTCGACCTGGCCATCCTGAAGCCCCTCCGCAAGGACCTGGTGAAGGCCGTGGCGGCCTTCAAGGCCGACGGCTACCACAGCGTCCTGCTCATGCAGACCGACATCATGAAGGAGGCCACGGACCTGGTCTTCGCCTCGGACGACCCCGCCCTCCTGGAGCGCGCCCTCGGGGCCACCGCCAAGGACGGCGCCCTGTGGCTCCCCGGCGTCATGAGCCGCAAGAAGCAGGTCATCCCCAACCTGGAGAAGGCGTTCAAGTAG
- a CDS encoding phosphatase PAP2 family protein, translating into MIKILSLPLLALACAAQAPLSAQGCNAALMDVTAANTAVQRYGHLRDGAMREEVAVMLWLQRTRTQADIARVRFDSTPTLECFTEELAHDPNPGLIMPHRPYRAADHPRTRALLAHAREDLLPLVSALRNYYARPRPYVTYPAILPVEEKLTTPSFPSSTAALGCVYAQILSQFRPDLREALCEKGCQLGADRVLAGSHYPSDVLGGEMLGKAFATAWINQPEHRQLIKEVCEAEWR; encoded by the coding sequence ATGATCAAGATCCTCAGTCTTCCCCTCCTGGCCCTGGCCTGCGCGGCCCAGGCGCCCCTTTCCGCCCAGGGCTGCAACGCGGCCCTGATGGACGTCACCGCCGCCAACACCGCCGTCCAGCGCTACGGCCACCTCCGGGACGGGGCCATGCGCGAGGAGGTGGCGGTGATGCTGTGGCTGCAGCGGACCCGCACCCAGGCCGACATCGCCCGCGTCCGGTTCGACAGCACCCCGACCCTGGAGTGCTTCACCGAGGAGCTGGCCCACGACCCGAACCCCGGCCTCATCATGCCCCACCGCCCCTACAGGGCCGCGGACCACCCCCGCACCCGGGCCCTCCTCGCGCACGCCCGCGAGGACCTCCTGCCCCTGGTGTCCGCCCTGCGCAACTACTACGCCCGACCCCGCCCCTACGTGACCTACCCCGCCATCCTGCCCGTGGAGGAGAAGCTGACCACCCCCAGCTTCCCCAGCTCCACCGCCGCCCTCGGCTGCGTCTACGCGCAGATCCTCTCCCAGTTCCGCCCCGACCTGCGGGAGGCCCTCTGCGAGAAGGGCTGCCAGCTGGGCGCGGACCGGGTGCTGGCGGGCAGCCACTATCCCAGCGACGTGCTGGGCGGCGAGATGCTGGGCAAGGCCTTCGCCACGGCCTGGATCAACCAGCCCGAGCACCGGCAGCTGATCAAGGAGGTCTGCGAAGCCGAGTGGCGGTAG
- a CDS encoding DmsC/YnfH family molybdoenzyme membrane anchor subunit, producing the protein MTALRFRFDASRCTGCEACAVGCWMENRARMSRPWRKVLTYNAHRHPDLPVFHASLACHHCDRPACLEGCPAGAYAKDPATGAVTLDADRCIGCRYCTWTCPHDAPRFSEATGTVEKCTFCPERQARGEVPACAARCPVGALGVEPREGDPGAAAPPGFHGRDLGPGIRFVFDPAAPRLAAPPDRAAADLALPGLVQAPPRRVTLRGEWTLVVFTMVLSAATAVMAAGGPSRVPWALPAALAGAMGLSLAHLGRPERAWRAVLNLRTSWVSREIALTGLFLALCGAWNLGLAPAWAAAAAGFAALFAVDRVYHAALRIRVHDLHSGGALLNGVFLAAVLAGSRELALAAGAVKAGAYLARKARFLRAGRPWRPLAALARLGGLALPAALPGTPWALLGALAGDLVDRCEYYDELVFPSPEDGMNGPARPPALQVRPRP; encoded by the coding sequence ATGACGGCCCTGCGCTTCCGCTTCGACGCCTCCCGCTGCACCGGGTGCGAGGCCTGCGCCGTCGGGTGCTGGATGGAGAACCGGGCCCGCATGTCCCGGCCCTGGCGCAAGGTCCTCACCTACAACGCCCACCGCCACCCGGACCTGCCGGTCTTCCACGCCTCCCTGGCCTGCCACCACTGCGACCGGCCCGCGTGCCTGGAAGGGTGCCCCGCGGGCGCCTACGCCAAGGACCCCGCCACCGGCGCCGTGACCCTGGACGCGGACCGGTGCATCGGGTGCCGGTACTGCACCTGGACCTGCCCCCACGACGCCCCCCGCTTCTCCGAGGCCACGGGGACGGTGGAGAAGTGCACCTTCTGCCCGGAGCGCCAGGCCCGGGGCGAGGTCCCGGCCTGCGCGGCCCGGTGCCCCGTGGGCGCGCTCGGGGTCGAGCCCCGGGAGGGGGATCCCGGCGCCGCCGCGCCCCCGGGCTTCCACGGGCGGGACCTGGGGCCCGGGATCCGCTTCGTGTTCGACCCGGCCGCGCCGCGCCTCGCGGCGCCCCCGGACCGGGCCGCGGCGGACCTGGCCCTCCCCGGCCTCGTCCAGGCGCCGCCCCGGCGCGTCACCCTGCGCGGGGAATGGACCCTGGTGGTCTTCACGATGGTCCTCTCCGCCGCCACGGCGGTGATGGCCGCCGGGGGCCCCTCCCGCGTCCCCTGGGCCCTCCCGGCGGCCCTGGCGGGGGCCATGGGCCTCAGCCTCGCCCACCTGGGCCGCCCGGAGCGGGCCTGGCGCGCCGTCCTGAACCTGCGCACCAGCTGGGTGAGCCGCGAGATCGCCCTCACGGGGCTCTTCCTGGCCCTCTGCGGGGCCTGGAACCTGGGCCTGGCGCCGGCCTGGGCCGCGGCCGCCGCGGGCTTCGCGGCGCTCTTCGCGGTGGACCGGGTCTACCACGCCGCCCTGCGCATCCGCGTCCACGACCTGCACAGCGGGGGGGCCCTCCTCAACGGGGTCTTCCTGGCGGCGGTCCTGGCCGGGTCCCGGGAGCTGGCCCTGGCCGCCGGCGCCGTGAAGGCGGGGGCCTATCTGGCCCGGAAGGCGCGGTTCCTGCGCGCGGGGCGGCCCTGGAGGCCCCTGGCGGCCCTGGCGCGCCTGGGAGGCCTCGCCCTGCCGGCGGCCCTGCCCGGGACGCCCTGGGCCCTCCTGGGGGCCCTGGCCGGGGACCTGGTGGACCGGTGCGAGTACTACGACGAACTGGTCTTCCCCTCGCCCGAGGACGGGATGAATGGTCCCGCACGCCCTCCGGCCCTCCAGGTCCGGCCCCGTCCTTGA
- a CDS encoding molybdopterin-containing oxidoreductase family protein, whose protein sequence is MPVHTSACPRNCYSTCGLRVTVDEGHVTAIDAHPANRATPEGPCLKGLSYLERSDPASRLLTPLRRGPDGTFRAIGWDEALDLLATRFLDLRARFGPQAVLYYAGSGTKGLLNGVGMAFWRRFGGCTTTYGDLCWPAGLEATRLTLGDNRHNAPWDLANARLIVMWGKNAAETNVHQMRFVDQALAAGGRLVVVDPRRTQTAERASVLLQPRPGTDGALALALAHVIFREGLEDRAFLAAHVLGWEAYAERVRAWTPARAEAVTGVPSAEIEALARDLATAGPVTVCAGFGMQRYQDSGQTMRAILALLALTGNVGRPGAGWVFANLQTQVFGGLKDPLDFYPPERPDGVVRVGVSTARLGRDLAALQDPPVKAAWVERGNPLCQNPATPRVLEAWRALDFRVVVDERLTDTAREADLVLPSKSLFEQTDVIGAYWHPYLQLRPRLVDPPGQVRPETEVYWDLAGRMGLDRTGLVPPGGEEAWLEARLAPLPGVTLDRLREGPVLAPGAEEVAFADRVFPTPSGRIELASAEAAARWGVDPLPDYTRADAPGSFPLRLLTPNHKNSIHSQFIDLAVLRALDPGPRLLLGAEEAAARGLREGDRVRVHNARGGLVLPLRLDLSLPRGVAVAFNGYGAAHGGSVNLLSQDLETDMGHGAAFHETFVDVERAR, encoded by the coding sequence ATGCCCGTCCATACCTCTGCCTGTCCACGCAATTGCTACAGTACGTGCGGCCTTCGCGTGACCGTTGACGAAGGTCACGTTACCGCCATCGATGCTCATCCGGCCAACCGGGCCACCCCGGAGGGGCCCTGCCTGAAGGGCCTCAGCTACCTGGAGCGCTCCGATCCCGCCTCCCGCCTCCTGACGCCCCTGCGCCGGGGCCCGGACGGCACCTTCCGGGCCATCGGCTGGGACGAGGCCCTGGACCTCCTGGCCACGCGGTTCCTGGACCTGCGGGCCCGGTTCGGGCCCCAGGCCGTGCTCTACTACGCGGGCAGCGGCACCAAGGGCCTCCTCAACGGCGTGGGCATGGCGTTCTGGCGCCGCTTCGGCGGCTGCACGACCACGTACGGGGACCTGTGCTGGCCTGCGGGCCTGGAGGCCACCCGCCTGACCCTGGGGGACAACCGGCACAACGCGCCCTGGGACCTGGCCAACGCCCGCCTCATCGTCATGTGGGGCAAGAACGCCGCCGAGACCAACGTCCACCAGATGCGCTTCGTGGACCAGGCCCTGGCCGCCGGGGGCCGCCTCGTGGTGGTGGACCCCCGCCGCACCCAGACCGCGGAGCGGGCCTCCGTGCTCCTCCAGCCCCGGCCCGGCACCGATGGGGCCCTGGCCCTCGCCCTCGCCCACGTGATCTTCCGGGAGGGCCTGGAGGACCGGGCCTTCCTGGCCGCCCACGTCCTGGGCTGGGAGGCCTACGCGGAGCGGGTGCGGGCCTGGACCCCGGCGCGGGCGGAGGCCGTCACCGGCGTGCCGTCCGCTGAAATCGAGGCCCTGGCCCGGGACCTGGCCACCGCCGGCCCCGTCACCGTGTGCGCGGGCTTCGGGATGCAGCGCTACCAGGATTCGGGCCAGACCATGCGGGCCATCCTCGCCCTCCTGGCCCTCACGGGGAACGTGGGCCGGCCCGGGGCGGGCTGGGTCTTCGCCAACCTCCAGACCCAGGTCTTCGGGGGGCTCAAGGATCCCCTGGATTTCTACCCGCCGGAGCGCCCCGACGGCGTCGTCCGGGTGGGGGTGTCCACGGCCCGCCTGGGCCGGGACCTGGCCGCCCTCCAGGATCCGCCCGTGAAGGCGGCCTGGGTGGAGCGGGGCAACCCCCTCTGCCAGAACCCCGCCACCCCGCGGGTGCTGGAGGCCTGGCGGGCCCTGGACTTCCGGGTGGTCGTGGACGAGCGGCTCACGGACACCGCCCGGGAGGCGGATCTGGTCCTCCCCTCCAAGAGCCTCTTCGAGCAGACCGATGTCATCGGCGCCTACTGGCATCCCTACCTGCAGCTGCGGCCCCGGCTCGTGGATCCCCCGGGCCAGGTGCGGCCGGAGACCGAGGTGTACTGGGACCTGGCCGGCCGCATGGGCCTGGACCGGACGGGACTGGTGCCCCCCGGCGGGGAGGAGGCCTGGCTGGAAGCCCGCTTGGCGCCCCTCCCGGGCGTCACCCTGGACCGCCTCCGGGAGGGGCCCGTCCTGGCCCCCGGCGCGGAGGAGGTGGCCTTCGCGGACCGGGTCTTCCCCACGCCCTCCGGCCGGATCGAGCTGGCCTCCGCGGAGGCCGCGGCCCGCTGGGGGGTGGATCCCCTGCCGGACTACACCCGGGCCGACGCGCCAGGATCCTTCCCTTTGCGCCTCCTGACCCCCAATCACAAGAACAGCATCCACAGCCAGTTCATCGACCTGGCCGTCCTCCGGGCCCTGGATCCGGGTCCCCGCCTGCTCCTGGGCGCGGAGGAGGCCGCCGCCCGGGGCCTCCGGGAGGGGGACCGGGTCCGGGTCCACAACGCCCGGGGCGGACTGGTGCTGCCCCTCAGGCTGGATCTCAGCCTGCCCAGGGGCGTGGCCGTGGCCTTCAACGGCTACGGGGCCGCCCACGGCGGATCCGTGAACCTCCTGAGCCAGGACCTGGAGACCGACATGGGCCACGGCGCGGCCTTCCACGAGACCTTCGTCGACGTGGAGCGCGCGCGATGA
- a CDS encoding OmpA family protein, translating to MRTSSMSLLLAALGATLAAGEPLPEGWVQAKAAVIKPDGCNCLKDVLGGGGGVGAWITPRWGAELDVLQLRLKSKHTTAASDETHVLASGLFNLAPAAAPWIPYARAGAGLATIQAPYSLADHGTTRAAFHAGVGVQRPFGQRGLFSAEVRAVTIENEIRRTEYQGLVGLGLRWGRKASAVAAPAPVVAPAPAPAPAPVAEPPAPSPVVAPAPAPAPAPVAEPPAPAPVAAPAPAPELPRRLVLDEAVLHFQNDRAELDAAAEAAIRKVAETLKGFGGQYDLRVVGYTSSTGNAAHNRALSLRRARAVAKVLESAGIPAARLKAEGAGPDAPIADNGTAEGRARNRRVEIEVKADGVETRRAETGLRD from the coding sequence ATGCGCACATCCTCCATGTCCCTCCTGCTCGCGGCCCTGGGCGCGACCCTCGCCGCCGGGGAGCCCCTCCCCGAAGGCTGGGTCCAGGCCAAGGCGGCCGTGATCAAGCCCGACGGCTGCAACTGCCTCAAGGACGTCCTCGGCGGCGGGGGCGGCGTCGGCGCCTGGATCACGCCCCGCTGGGGCGCGGAACTGGACGTCCTCCAGCTCCGCCTGAAGAGCAAGCACACCACGGCCGCCAGCGACGAGACCCATGTCCTGGCCTCCGGGCTCTTCAACCTGGCCCCCGCGGCGGCCCCCTGGATCCCCTACGCCCGGGCCGGGGCGGGCCTGGCCACCATCCAGGCCCCCTACTCCCTCGCCGACCACGGCACCACCCGGGCCGCGTTCCACGCCGGCGTGGGCGTTCAGCGCCCCTTCGGCCAGCGGGGCCTGTTCAGCGCCGAGGTCCGCGCGGTGACCATCGAGAACGAGATCCGCCGCACCGAGTACCAGGGCCTCGTGGGCCTCGGCCTCCGCTGGGGCCGCAAGGCCTCCGCGGTGGCCGCGCCGGCCCCCGTCGTGGCCCCGGCCCCCGCGCCGGCACCCGCTCCCGTGGCCGAGCCGCCCGCGCCGTCCCCCGTCGTGGCCCCGGCCCCCGCGCCGGCTCCCGCCCCCGTGGCCGAGCCGCCCGCGCCGGCCCCCGTCGCGGCCCCGGCGCCCGCCCCCGAGCTCCCGCGCCGCCTGGTGCTGGACGAGGCCGTCCTGCACTTCCAGAACGACCGCGCCGAACTGGACGCCGCCGCCGAGGCCGCGATCCGGAAGGTGGCCGAGACCCTGAAGGGCTTCGGCGGCCAGTACGACCTCCGCGTGGTCGGCTACACCTCCTCCACCGGCAACGCCGCCCACAACCGGGCCCTCTCCCTGCGCCGGGCCCGCGCCGTGGCCAAGGTCCTGGAATCGGCCGGCATCCCCGCCGCCCGCCTCAAGGCCGAGGGCGCCGGTCCGGACGCCCCCATCGCCGACAACGGCACGGCCGAAGGCCGCGCCCGCAACCGGCGCGTGGAGATCGAGGTCAAGGCCGACGGCGTCGAGACCCGCCGCGCGGAGACGGGCCTCCGGGACTGA